Part of the Flavobacterium alkalisoli genome is shown below.
ACTCTATTTGGTTGCAGTAAACATCAGTGCGGGATTTAATCAGTTCTGTTTGCGAATTGGTAAAGTTGGAAACACCAAACTGTTTTATCTTTCCTTCTTTTTTTAGTTTCTCAACAGCCCCGGCAATCTCATCCGGATTCATCAGCGGGCTAGGGCGGTGCAACAGTAAAATGTCCAGGTAATCAGTCTCGAGATATTTTAGAGAGTTTTCGGCCGAGTTGATAATATATTCTTTAGAGTAATCGTAGTGTTTTACCTTGTTGTCGCGGTTACCTATTGTGTGTTGTATTCCGCATTTAGAAATGATTTGTACATTTTCCCTTTTTACACCACTTTGTGTAAAAGCCTTTCCAAAATCGGCTTCGGTAGTGTATCCGCCATAAATGTCAGCATGGTCAAAAGTAGTTATTCCGTATTCGATGCAGCTCTGTATCATTTCTGCCATTTCGGCAGTAGTGAAGCTCCTGCTCCACACACCCCAATTCATTGCTC
Proteins encoded:
- a CDS encoding aldo/keto reductase: MDINLSPIIAGAMNWGVWSRSFTTAEMAEMIQSCIEYGITTFDHADIYGGYTTEADFGKAFTQSGVKRENVQIISKCGIQHTIGNRDNKVKHYDYSKEYIINSAENSLKYLETDYLDILLLHRPSPLMNPDEIAGAVEKLKKEGKIKQFGVSNFTNSQTELIKSRTDVYCNQIEFSATCYEPMLDGSLDYMTLNNIKPLAWSPIGSVFKEDNEQTQRLKKLLMELVVKYEVTADVILLAWILRHPAGIIPVTGSTSPERLKNQMKATEVELELEDWFAIWTESMGNKVP